One region of Salvia miltiorrhiza cultivar Shanhuang (shh) chromosome 3, IMPLAD_Smil_shh, whole genome shotgun sequence genomic DNA includes:
- the LOC131014481 gene encoding transcription factor bHLH118-like, translating to MFPISSDGVIEDPWIFLEQDGFLLADIPILDGNEHPQNSVKKRPRKAPTSAGVEENSSDSKKTAHRFTEKQRRQEMTTLYASLRSLLPLEYIKGKRAVSDHMDQAANYINDMKKKIEEMKRRRESLRNVAGTAAEAQNQTSNATDYCVKINVFTDGVEILISSSLNKDCFPLSMVLSDLLNRQLHVINCVSTRGQRCYLHKIHIQLNNSTSIDVAELQERLVDLLQLA from the exons ATGTTTCCAATCTCAAGTGATGGGGTAATTGAGGACCCTTGGATATTTTTAGAGCAAGATGGATTTCTGCTTGCCGATATTCCCATTTTAGATGGCAACGAACATCCTCAAAATAGTGTGAAAAAAAGGCCGAGAAAAGCCCCAACCTCCGCCGGAGTTGAAGAAAACAGCAGCGACTCCAAGAAGACTGCTCACAGATTTACTGAGAAGCAGAGAAGGCAAGAAATGACAACTCTTTATGCTTCTCTCAGATCCCTTCTCCCTCTTGAATACATCAAG GGAAAGCGCGCTGTATCCGATCATATGGACCAGGCGGCCAATTACATTAACGATATGAagaagaaaatcgaagaaatgAAACGAAGGCGGGAGAGCTTGAGGAATGTAGCAGGAACTGCTGCTGAAGCTCAGAATCAAACCTCCAATGCTACCGATTACTGTGTTAAGATAAATGTATTCACAGATGGGGTTGAGATCTTGATTAGTAGTAGCCTCAATAAAGATTGTTTCCCTCTTTCTATGGTGCTTTCCGATTTGCTTAATAGACAGCTCCATGTAATCAACTGCGTTTCTACAAGAGGCCAACGATGTTACCTCCACAAAATTCACATTcag CTTAATAATTCCACAAGCATTGATGTAGCCGAGTTACAAGAGAGATTGGTGGATTTGCTTCAACTTGCTTGA